The following are encoded together in the Culex pipiens pallens isolate TS chromosome 1, TS_CPP_V2, whole genome shotgun sequence genome:
- the LOC120431640 gene encoding zinc finger protein 593 homolog: MPYARKKMHDGDTHLRRRWRLRSRTRDMDLIDEDLKKNSDALLNQEVDLEKPGFGQFYCIHCAQYYINERALQDHFRTKVHKRRMKNLEVEPYTLEDSLKAAGQGSFVQPQKRKMETQPSKQEYAAGKRVKVDVVIEEDKPAKQNLSKVPKYDGQFARIMEDLKKPAE, from the coding sequence ATGCCGTACGCCCGCAAGAAGATGCACGACGGTGACACCCACCTGCGACGTCGCTGGCGACTTCGGTCGCGAACCCGCGACATGGACCTGATCGACGAGGACCTGAAGAAAAACTCGGACGCGCTGCTGAACCAGGAAGTGGACTTGGAAAAGCCCGGATTTGGTCAGTTTTACTGCATCCACTGTGCCCAGTACTACATCAACGAGCGCGCCCTGCAGGACCACTTCCGGACGAAGGTCCACAAGCGGCGCATGAAGAATCTGGAGGTGGAACCGTACACGCTGGAGGATTCGCTAAAGGCGGCTGGGCAGGGTAGTTTCGTGCAGCCGCAGAAGCGTAAGATGGAGACGCAACCTTCGAAGCAGGAGTATGCGGCCGGGAAGCGGGTAAAGGTGGACGTGGTGATCGAGGAGGACAAGCCCGCCAAGCAGAACCTTTCCAAGGTGCCCAAGTACGACGGACAGTTTGCACGGATTATGGAAGACCTGAAGAAGCCGGCCGAGTGA
- the LOC120431638 gene encoding uncharacterized protein LOC120431638 has protein sequence MDGGKSSGLAPFVPGDTSTVSSRWKKWKRSFQIFLDVNNVAIASRKKSYLLHYVGPQVQDVYFSLQGDDEPEVPVGSDVFQEAMKLLDEYFLPMKCLPLERHKFRNLVQAGEEPIESFVLRLREQGNLCEYGDHLDDEIKEQIFEKGASDDLRARILNKPQMTLAETVEAGRSLETIEKHKNNLTLNPTPAENDVEVHKIRSRTRSNRECYRCGKRGHFANDDSCPAKDQECKRCGMVGHFKSCCKTKKHKKKVGKRLRQVKTGRRDTDSEDSDDSEQLSDDSAEENVQYLFATDPGR, from the coding sequence ATGGATGGTGGAAAAAGCTCCGGATTGGCTCCGTTTGTTCCCGGGGACACGTCCACGGTCTCTTCCCGGTGGAAGAAATGGAAACGTTCTTTTCAAATCTTCCTTGACGTGAACAACGTCGCAATCGCCTCACGGAAGAAGTCATACCTCCTTCACTATGTGGGACCGCAAGTGCAGGACGTGTACTTCAGCTTGCAGGGCGACGATGAACCGGAAGTTCCGGTGGGATCCGACGTATTCCAAGAGGCGATGAAGCTGCTGGACGAGTACTTCCTGCCAATGAAGTGCCTGCCGTTGGAGCGGCATAAATTTCGAAACCTGGTGCAGGCCGGCGAGGAACCCATCGAAAGTTTTGTCCTACGACTGCGGGAGCAGGGCAACCTCTGCGAGTATGGTGACCACTTGGACGACGAAATTAAGGAGCAGATTTTTGAGAAAGGAGCGTCGGATGATCTACGTGCGAGGATTCTAAACAAACCTCAGATGACTCTGGCCGAAACCGTTGAAGCTGGCCGTTCATTGGAGACAATCGAGAAGCACAAGAACAATTTGACGCTGAACCCAACTCCGGCGGAGAACGACGTGGAGGTGCACAAAATCCGGTCAAGGACTCGATCGAACCGGGAATGCTACCGTTGCGGCAAGCGGGGTCATTTCGCCAACGATGATAGCTGCCCGGCGAAAGACCAGGAGTGCAAGCGCTGCGGTATGGTTGGACACTTCAAGAGTTGCTGCAAAACGAAGAAGCACAAGAAAAAGGTGGGAAAGCGGCTGCGGCAGGTGAAGACTGGTCGACGTGACACGGACTCTGAGGATTCCGACGATTCGGAACAGCTGAGTGATGATTCGGCAGAGGAGAACGTGCAATACCTGTTTGCAACTGACCCAGGTCGATGA